TGGATTTTACTTGGATTCCTATGTGCTCTACATAGTTGCTTATATTCTTATTGCAAAACATTTCCTTAACCTCATATTACTCTCTCCGATTACCTCTCTAGATGCATGTTTTGTACAGTCCCCACTAAACAATTACCTGTCTTCTTTCTCACTAAATTCACCTATTTATAATTACAGTTATTTACCTATTTATAATTGCCATCTAATTTGCACCAACGTGTGTATCTGGTTTTGTGTGACACCACCTTCAGGGGAGGAATTCATAGATACTCCTGCCACCGTTTTAGATAATTCTCAGAGGTTCCTGACTGTCTTCACTTTGGTTCTGTCCGGCAGAAGTGTGAGGGGATGCTGCCTGTGGAGTTTCGCTCCTTCGCTGTTGACCCCCAGATCACTTCTCTGGAAGTGCTGCAGCACATCCTCATCCGGGCCTTTGAGCTGAATGGGTGAGTAGAGGGCATATCGACTgagggggagtgagattatCTTAAGCACTGTGTTGGCCTTGGAGATTGACAGACTGTAATGACTTACTTGATAATGGTTATGTGTAGCCTGCAAATGACTTCTGCTAACAGTCTGGTATGCAGGTGCATGCTTGGATAGAGCTGATTATCATGCACTTTCACCAGATCACAGTTTTCAGCCAAAGACAGGAAGGACTGTGTGTTGTTTCAGTGAGGTTGATTGCCATACGCTGTATACATTCCTTTTCACGTGCTGCAATTCAGTGTGATGATATCGAAcagcattttaaatattttaaactcATTTTCTTACTggtcttgtatttttttgtgtgaTTTTTACCCTTGTATGATAAAACCTATGTGTTAGAAATCTGCTCTGCTCACTGGGGGTTTTGTCTGACCCTGAAGTGGTCTGTATGGTTCTGGTACAGTTCCCCTGCCCCAGTCTATACAAGCTTGTGCCAGCTGCGTGGTGATTAGATTTCACTCGCTTTGTGTCGGAATTCCGTCACTTTTTTACCTTGAGATTTATGTGGAGGTGTATTTAGAGGTTTACAGAGATAAAGGCAATAAACAAGTTACTTTTATTGATTATAAGCATTTTAATGAACCAAAAAGGATTCATTTTGAATTCGGTAACATCTTTGTATATTGCACTGAAAAGTTATTTTGAATGCAAATGAGTTCAGCTCAGCTCTGCACATGCATCATCATGTTCTACACGTTTCCCATCTTTTCCTTAGTATTCAGTCTGAACATCTGTTAGATTCCTGAAATATTTATCAAGACATTAGAGATTTTTTTGTATAGTGGTTTATAATTAGAATATTCTGGTAAATCATTTTTTACGCTACATATTGCGGTTGAACAACAGCGACATCTGCTGTTTCAGAAATGACACTGCCTTCCCTGACATAATCCTACGGGCTCCTTTTATTCTCTGACACCACGTGTTGCTTTGTGAGCAAAACGGTTGGAATTATCAATCCTTTTTTCCTTTAAGTCTGTTTTATGAGATCATGGTGTGCACAGCCAGTGGTTTTTCCTCCACTGACCAGTTATTTCCAGTTCCAATTCAGTCAAAGTTTCACAATTGAAATTTGTTATGGATTCAGTTCACAATTTGGTCATGCAAGCAAACATCGGGCTGAAATATGAAGTGCTTTGAAAGACAGTAattgaaaatgatttaaaaaaatggggGAAAAATTGCAAACGGTGTTCAATTCCTTTGGAAATATTCGGATATGGCATTaaaatttgcatttaaattttacatttaataaatgttttaatgttaagaaattttgcattttaaactgAACAAAAATGCAATACATTCTTAGGCCACTGACAGAGAAAGTTTGCTGTAAGGAAGGAcagaccttccaatttcaaacTGATCATATCAATAAATGGTACTAGCTGATAAATCCTGTCcatcttctgctctgcctttagGAAGCGTAACTTTGGGATTAGTTATCTGTCTCGTGATCGTGGTGGTGTGGAGGTGTACCTGTCATTACTGTCAGACTGGGACCTGGATGCTGCATTTGTCAGTGCGGCGAAACCCTACTTGCAGCTGAAGATGGACATCAAACCATCTGAAGACAGTAAGAGCCGGTTAATGGCCACGTTTCACGTGAGTGTTATTGTAGGTTTCGACGCCATGTGACTCTTTTTTTCTGTTCACTAGGCCCCCTGCTGGAAGACTGGGACATAATTAGTCCGAAGGACGTGATTGGCTCCGATTTGTTGCCTGCAGAACGGAGATCTCTCGCTGCCGCCGCTCTCCCCTTCACCCAGTCGCTGCTGTCCCAGGTGAGCTGCTTCTTCCCAGCCCCACTGTGTCATGCCAGCTACTTGCCGAGATTAACAAGGACGTGTTGGTTCCCTCAGGTTGGCCGCACACTGTCCCGTGTGCAGCAGGCCCTAAGCTGGACCTACGGGGAGGAAGTGAAGCCCTTCAAGCCTCCTTTGAGCGATGCAGAGTTCCACAGCTACCTCAACGGACAGGGCCAGCTGTCCCGGCCAGAGGAGCTCAGGCTGCGTATCTACCATGGCGGGGTGGAGCCCTCACTTCGCAAGGTCAGTGCTGCTCCCCGCCGGCTGCTCAGTGTGACGGGGGGGGCACCATGATGCTCAGCAGCCTCACCACTGCCCCTCTCATATGCCCTAAGCAGGTAGTGTGGCGGTACCTCCTCAATGTTTACCCCGACGGCTTGACGGGCCAGGAGAGGATGGACTACATGAAGAGGAAGACGAGGGAGTATGACCGGCTGAAGGGGGAGTGGCCGGCACGGGTGAACCCGGAGGACCTGGAGTTTATCAGGGGCAATGTGCTAAAGGACGTTCTGCGGACAGACCGCGCCCATCCCTACTACGCCGGGTCGGAGGACAGCCCGCACCTGGTGGCCCTCACAGACCTGCTCACCACCTACGCCATCACGCACCCACAGGTACACCTGTGTATTCACCTTATCATCCCGAAAGCCCAGCACCAACTGCGGGAGTGCAACACCAGAGCTTGGCTGATTAGGCTGATCGCCCTCTTATGTGTGGCTGTTTTCTCAGTGTGTACTTGACTGTGCTTCTTTTCTCTCGTACCTGTTTTATGTCGActtccattgccaaagaccaGATCCAATACTGAGAACgtaaaaatacagtaaaaatcTCCAcatcttaaccctctggagtcgacgGTATCGTCCTCGATGCCGCGTGTCcttctcgtctatttcagttcataactcgctgaaatcttattgtagattTCGTAAATTATTCTAgtgtaataaaatgttttacgaTCTTATTGTAaaaacttttgtcggaagtattaaagtttttaaaattaggttaagtcTGAGACCGAAGGGAGAAGCTCCCCAGATGGCCAAACCTCCTCCCCAGTGAAATAGCTTCTGTCTGGATGTTAATCGGCTGACAGTGTCTTCAAGTCTGATGTCATTGTTTGCTGTGTTCAGAGAAGGGGAAAGTACAATCATTAGCTGCTGCTTTGGCAGTAAATCACTTTGTCCTGGGCATTGCCAAGATGACAGAAACACTATTTAATGCCATTTGTATATATGAGCTGTCTTGTATAATGCTGAAGAACAATAATCTTATAAATAGCTGAATTATGTCTGAGCCATCTAGCAGTGGAGATCTCTGTCAGGGTTAATAGCGATTAATTGCCATCCTGGTCATCATGTGCAATGACACACGTCCCCACTTAACTTGATGGCATCATGTAAATAGCTGGCAAACAATGCTTGGTAATATATGAAAGAGTTCGTGGGCAACAGAGGAATGAAGAAGTAATATAAGGTCAAAGGTACAGAAAAGTACTCAGTCATTGATTTGACTTGTTCGTGTCAAGACTTTGATCTGTTTGCTTGGTGCCTTTATGTGAACAAGCAAGAAGATGTTCGTTTGCCGAGTACCTTCAGTGTGAACAGTGTAAACATGCAGTCCTTTAAAACCTTTTAACgttccagtgttcctctgctgACTTGCTTCCCCTGTTCTTAGGTGTCCTACTGCCAGGGCATGAGTGACATCGCTTCCCCAATCTTGGCAGTCATGGACAACGAGGCTCACGCCTTCATCTGTTTCTGTGGAATCATGAAACGCCTGGAGGGGAACTTCCACCCGGACGGCCGCCTCATGTCCATCAAGTTCCAGCACCTCAAGCTGCTGCTGCAGTATTCGGACCCCGAGTTCTACGCCTACCTGGTGTCCCGAGGTGCTGACGACCTGTTCTTCTGCTACCGCTGGCTCCTGCTGGAGCTGAAGCGCGAGTTTGCGTTCGAGGATGCCCTGAGGATGCTGGAGATCACCTGGAGCTCCCTTCCCCCTGATCCTCCCGAGACGGAGGTAGAGCTGGTGGGGCCACCTCTGGAGACGGAGGCCTTCCACGCTGACGGGGGCGGGGGAGCTCCAGAGCAGGAGGGGGACGGAGGTGACCGGGCGGGGGAGCACAAGGAGCAGCAGCGCAGACGCCACATGCTGAGGCCCTCGCGGGAAGAGGCGGACGGCGGCGGGCTGCTGGGCTCCGGCGACGACGAGGGCGGCCCCAGGAGGGAGGCGGAAGGGGAAAACGGACCGGCTGAGGTGGCCGGGGAATCTGAGAGCAGAGTGGTGTCTCCTTTCGAGAAGCAGCTAAGCTTCGGTGAGTTTAAGTACTACAGCGCCCGGCACGAGGACAG
This genomic stretch from Brienomyrus brachyistius isolate T26 chromosome 6, BBRACH_0.4, whole genome shotgun sequence harbors:
- the tbc1d25 gene encoding TBC1 domain family member 25 isoform X1; translated protein: MAAEEERGVVRVRVKKCEGMLPVEFRSFAVDPQITSLEVLQHILIRAFELNGKRNFGISYLSRDRGGVEVYLSLLSDWDLDAAFVSAAKPYLQLKMDIKPSEDSPLLEDWDIISPKDVIGSDLLPAERRSLAAAALPFTQSLLSQVSCFFPAPLCHASYLPRLTRTCWFPQVGRTLSRVQQALSWTYGEEVKPFKPPLSDAEFHSYLNGQGQLSRPEELRLRIYHGGVEPSLRKVVWRYLLNVYPDGLTGQERMDYMKRKTREYDRLKGEWPARVNPEDLEFIRGNVLKDVLRTDRAHPYYAGSEDSPHLVALTDLLTTYAITHPQVSYCQGMSDIASPILAVMDNEAHAFICFCGIMKRLEGNFHPDGRLMSIKFQHLKLLLQYSDPEFYAYLVSRGADDLFFCYRWLLLELKREFAFEDALRMLEITWSSLPPDPPETEVELVGPPLETEAFHADGGGGAPEQEGDGGDRAGEHKEQQRRRHMLRPSREEADGGGLLGSGDDEGGPRREAEGENGPAEVAGESESRVVSPFEKQLSFGEFKYYSARHEDSFELDDDVPPPGPWQDSHSPSAPASRQPTEEGEDDSTEREPLIRCDDKLSSSETEERSSPNGQTASPVSPISPVSPYLPNWRDSPSPPPAPSPSVSGWRLASPAVPTSKHAPSSLSNGAMSSPERSAGRCTASLPTSNATAGASPLTPTGRPSPSLLCTPNRSLLSSPILSFGRVPSPPSSTANQPFSNGMIPSTCTKVAATPPSASPASRPEDAPAKPASLPPPQEFGKGNPFMLFMCLSILLEHRDHIVKNGLDYNELAMHFDRLVRRHHLGRILQRAKALFADYLQSEVWDSEEGDEVNSDSPTVGSAAGHVPAGRSRSPALQSRATSPNSTYNLSATIASPSSPLHQSFSSS
- the tbc1d25 gene encoding TBC1 domain family member 25 isoform X2 — encoded protein: MAAEEERGVVRVRVKKCEGMLPVEFRSFAVDPQITSLEVLQHILIRAFELNGKRNFGISYLSRDRGGVEVYLSLLSDWDLDAAFVSAAKPYLQLKMDIKPSEDSPLLEDWDIISPKDVIGSDLLPAERRSLAAAALPFTQSLLSQVGRTLSRVQQALSWTYGEEVKPFKPPLSDAEFHSYLNGQGQLSRPEELRLRIYHGGVEPSLRKVVWRYLLNVYPDGLTGQERMDYMKRKTREYDRLKGEWPARVNPEDLEFIRGNVLKDVLRTDRAHPYYAGSEDSPHLVALTDLLTTYAITHPQVSYCQGMSDIASPILAVMDNEAHAFICFCGIMKRLEGNFHPDGRLMSIKFQHLKLLLQYSDPEFYAYLVSRGADDLFFCYRWLLLELKREFAFEDALRMLEITWSSLPPDPPETEVELVGPPLETEAFHADGGGGAPEQEGDGGDRAGEHKEQQRRRHMLRPSREEADGGGLLGSGDDEGGPRREAEGENGPAEVAGESESRVVSPFEKQLSFGEFKYYSARHEDSFELDDDVPPPGPWQDSHSPSAPASRQPTEEGEDDSTEREPLIRCDDKLSSSETEERSSPNGQTASPVSPISPVSPYLPNWRDSPSPPPAPSPSVSGWRLASPAVPTSKHAPSSLSNGAMSSPERSAGRCTASLPTSNATAGASPLTPTGRPSPSLLCTPNRSLLSSPILSFGRVPSPPSSTANQPFSNGMIPSTCTKVAATPPSASPASRPEDAPAKPASLPPPQEFGKGNPFMLFMCLSILLEHRDHIVKNGLDYNELAMHFDRLVRRHHLGRILQRAKALFADYLQSEVWDSEEGDEVNSDSPTVGSAAGHVPAGRSRSPALQSRATSPNSTYNLSATIASPSSPLHQSFSSS
- the tbc1d25 gene encoding TBC1 domain family member 25 isoform X3 — translated: MLPVEFRSFAVDPQITSLEVLQHILIRAFELNGKRNFGISYLSRDRGGVEVYLSLLSDWDLDAAFVSAAKPYLQLKMDIKPSEDSPLLEDWDIISPKDVIGSDLLPAERRSLAAAALPFTQSLLSQVGRTLSRVQQALSWTYGEEVKPFKPPLSDAEFHSYLNGQGQLSRPEELRLRIYHGGVEPSLRKVVWRYLLNVYPDGLTGQERMDYMKRKTREYDRLKGEWPARVNPEDLEFIRGNVLKDVLRTDRAHPYYAGSEDSPHLVALTDLLTTYAITHPQVSYCQGMSDIASPILAVMDNEAHAFICFCGIMKRLEGNFHPDGRLMSIKFQHLKLLLQYSDPEFYAYLVSRGADDLFFCYRWLLLELKREFAFEDALRMLEITWSSLPPDPPETEVELVGPPLETEAFHADGGGGAPEQEGDGGDRAGEHKEQQRRRHMLRPSREEADGGGLLGSGDDEGGPRREAEGENGPAEVAGESESRVVSPFEKQLSFGEFKYYSARHEDSFELDDDVPPPGPWQDSHSPSAPASRQPTEEGEDDSTEREPLIRCDDKLSSSETEERSSPNGQTASPVSPISPVSPYLPNWRDSPSPPPAPSPSVSGWRLASPAVPTSKHAPSSLSNGAMSSPERSAGRCTASLPTSNATAGASPLTPTGRPSPSLLCTPNRSLLSSPILSFGRVPSPPSSTANQPFSNGMIPSTCTKVAATPPSASPASRPEDAPAKPASLPPPQEFGKGNPFMLFMCLSILLEHRDHIVKNGLDYNELAMHFDRLVRRHHLGRILQRAKALFADYLQSEVWDSEEGDEVNSDSPTVGSAAGHVPAGRSRSPALQSRATSPNSTYNLSATIASPSSPLHQSFSSS